In Aspergillus fumigatus Af293 chromosome 4, whole genome shotgun sequence, one genomic interval encodes:
- a CDS encoding putative triacylglycerol lipase (LipA) gives MARRISSLAWLSLLLGALSRALPSSQTQGAIADYPTATLRTSYQSGSKTVFVGRSLPEFDQELFLGIKYADQPIRFTPSSLKTSYAANDSNSGPYDASGTGLALSKGTVLYNATQYGHECPGYGSDETKLVDMGLITLHEDCLNLNIIRPTRKSDNEELLPVMIWIFGGGWQQGATADPRYNMSYILRQGALNGKPVLGVSINYRVAAFGFLDSEEVRATGNNNLGLRDQRVAMRWVKENIKAFGGDPDKVTIWGESAGAYSVGAHLVANGGDNEGLFRAAIMESGNAVGPPWNGTDWHQPMYDRIVNKAGCSTSSDTLQCLREVPYQSLYDIAYEGLEWFAAIDGSFIKEYPQISYTEGRLAKVPILLGSNTDEGTSFGTTGTNTDEECINQLICGFFCRPRQRLVLTMTASKRWVLTREEATRLLTYYPNDPALGCPYGWGNVTWPKLGLMYKRYESMAGDLTMVAPRRLLAQTMAKYTKQVYSYRWDVPALNTSSTIGVGHFAEIPFVFANPVQNITPLGTDPSRLELGNMAARMWTSFVTDLNPNGHGVPRIPQWPKYTPGKKASNFVFRLPANGSYVERDDYRLDGMDYINNIAR, from the exons ATGGCGCGTCGAATCTCCTCTCTCGCCTGGCTGTCTCTCTTACTAGGTGCACTGAGCCGTGCCCTGCCCAGCTCGCAGACCCAAGGCGCCATTGCAGACTATCCCACAGCCACCCTGCGTACAAGCTATCAATCCGGCTCAAAAACCGTCTTCGTAGGCCGCTCCCTACCAGAGTTCGACCAGGAACTGTTCCTGGGCATCAAGTATGCAGACCAGCCAATTCGATTTACGCCGTCGAGCCTGAAGACATCCTATGCTGCCAACGACAGTAACTCTGGCCCTTATGATGCCTCTGGGACTGGCCTGGCTTTGTCCAAGGGCACGGTGCTGTACAATGCCACGCAATACGGGCACGAATGTCCCGGCTACGGATCGGACGAGACGAAGCTGGTCGACATGGGGCTGATCACCTTGCATGAAGATTGCCTGAATCTCAATATCATTCGCCCGACGCGGAAATCGGACAACGAGGAATTACTTCCGGTGATGATATGGATCTTTGGAGGTGGATGGCAGCAGGGGGCTACTGCTGATCCGAG ATATAACATGAGCTATATTCTTCGTCAAGGAGCTTTGAATGGCAAGCCGGTGCTTGGCGTCTCGATCAATTATCGGGTTGCTGCTTTTGGATTCCTGGACTCGGAGGAAGTGAGG GCTACTGGCAATAACAACCTAGGTCTACGAGATCAACGGGTCGCTATGCGATGGGTCAAGGAGAATATCAAGGCGTTTGGGGGAGATCCTGACAAGGTCACAATCTGGGGGGAATCTGC AGGAGCCTACAGCGTTGGAGCTCATTTGGTTGCCAATGGTGGTGACAATGAGGGTCTATTCCGCGCCG CTATCATGGAATCCGGTAACGCTGTTGGACCCCCATGGAACGGCACGGACTGGCATCAGCCGATGTACGACCGCATCGTGAACAAGGCTGG TTGCTCTACGTCCTCGGACACACTCCAGTGTCTGCGAGAAGTCCCCTACCAGTCCTTGTACGACATAGCGTACGAGGGCCTGGAATGGTTCGCCGCCATCGACGGTTCATTTATCAAAGAGTATCCTCAGATTAGCTATACTGAAGGCAGACTGGCAAAAGTACCCATCCTCCTTGGATCCAACACAGATGAAGGAACCAGCTTCGGTACTACAGGGACGAACACGGACGAAGAATGCATTAACCAACTCATATGTGGGTTTTTCTGTCGGCCAAGGCAACGACTAGTACTGACGATGACAGCCTCAAAGCGCTGGGTCCTCACCCGTGAAGAAGCCACGCGCCTTCTGACGTACTACCCCAACGACCCTGCCCTGGGATGTCCCTATGGCTGGGGGAACGTCACTTGGCCGAAGCTGGGACTGATGTACAAACGGTACGAATCGATGGCAGGCGATCTGACTATGGTGGCACCAAGGCGGCTGCTTGCGCAGACCATGGCAAAGTACACAAAACAGGTCTACTCTTATCGATGGGACGTGCCGGCCTTGAACACAAGTAGCACCATCGGTGTCGGACATTTCGCAGAG ATCCCTTTTGTCTTTGCGAATCCTGTGCAGAACATTACACCGCTGGGAACTGATCCCTCCCGTCTCGAACTGGGCAACATGGCCGCTCGGATGTGGACGTCCTTCGTGACGGACCTTAATCCCAATGGGCATGGAG TACCGCGAATCCCGCAATGGCCCAAGTACACACCAGGAAAGAAGGCGTCGAACTTTGTCTTTCGGTTGCCCGCAAATGGAAGCTATGTGGAGCGGGATGACTACCGCTTGGATGGGATGGATTACATTAATAATATTGCACGATAG
- the fkbp2 gene encoding FKBP-type peptidyl-prolyl cis-trans isomerase has product MGLEKQTLRMGNGKDHPQPGDPVELNYTGYLYDESNPDHHKGKEFDSSKRRGPLKATIGAGDVIRGWDEGVRQMSLGEKAILTMSGEYAYGEKGFPGLIPPNASLVFEVELLKIKDHGLD; this is encoded by the exons ATGGGCCTCGAAAAACAAACCCTCCGGATGGGCAATGGCAAAGACCACCCGCAGCCCGGCGACCCCGTCGAGCTCAACTACACTGGGTATCTGTACGACGAATCGAACCCAGACCACCATAAAGGGAAGGA ATTCGATAGCTCGAAGAGACGCGGCCCGCTGAAGGCGACTATCGGGGCGGGAGATGTCATTCGGG GCTGGGACGAGGGCGTTCGGCAGATGAGTCTTGGGGAGAAGGCGATTTTGACCATGAGTGG GGAGTATGCGTATGGAGAGAA GGGCTTCCCGGGGCTGATTCCGCCGAATGCTTCACTTGTTTT TGAGGTCGAGCTTCTCAAGATTAAGGACCATGGTCTTGATTAG
- a CDS encoding histidinol-phosphatase: protein MPFSHHSHSGQFCPGHAKDSLEEIIKLAISKKFKVFCLTEHMPRAKEDFYPEEIETGNTEASLIANEAAYFAEAVRLREKYADQIQILIGFEIDWIRPESRTLIEQSLSRLPFEFFVGSVHHTLTVPIDYDRPMYEKARELAGGTDKRLFERYFDEQLDMVTQLRPLVVGHFDLIKLKSDDPERSFKQWPSVWERILRNLDFIAGYGGMLELNSAALRKGMSEPYPKEEICREFLARGGRFVLSDDSHGLDQVGFNFHGVLAFMEKAGISTLHYLELGDEPAVDERFPRTQIRSIHVSELKKMSFWQV, encoded by the exons ATGCCGTTCTCACACCACAGCCATTCGGGCCAGTTCTGCCCCGGACATGCCAAAGACTCACTAGAAGAGATTATCAAATTAGCCATCTCAAAAAAGTTCAAAGTCTTCTGTTTGACCGAGCACATGCCCCGAGCAAAAGAAGACTTTTACCCGGAAGAG ATCGAAACCGGCAACACCGAAGCCTCACTGATCGCCAACGAAGCCGCATACTTTGCAGAGGCCGTCCGGCTACGCGAGAAATATGCAGACCAGATCCAGATCCTCATTGGGTTCGAGATTGACTGGATTCGGCCCGAGTCGCGGACTTTGATCGAGCAGAGCCTGTCGAGGCTCCCGTTCGAGTTCTTCGTGGGATCCGTGCACCATACACTCACCGTGCCAATCGACTATGACCGGCCCATGTATGAAAAGGCTCGCGAGCTGGCCGGCGGCACGGACAAGCGTTTGTTCGAGCGCTATTTTGACGAGCAGCTGGATATGGTGACGCAGCTGCGGCCGCTCGTCGTGGGGCACTTTGATCTGATTAAATTGAAGAGCGATGACCCCGAGCGCAGCTTCAAACAGTGGCCTAGCGTATGGGAGCGGATTCTGCGAAACCTGGACTTCATTGCTGGGTACGGAGGCATGCTGGAGCTGAACTCGGCTGCGCTGCGGAAGGGGATGAGCGAGCCTTATCCTAAGGAGGAGATTTGCAGA GAATTTTTGGCGCGAGGAGGCCGGTTTGTCCTTTCAGATGATAGCCACGGGCTGGACCAGGTCGGCTTCAATTTCCACGGGGTGCTGGCGTTCATGGAGAAGGCTGGTATCTCGACTTTGCATTATCTCGAGCTGGGGGATGAGCCGGCGGTGGACGAGCGGTTTCCGCGGACGCAGATCCGGTCGATCCATGTTAgtgagctgaagaagatgtctTTCTGGCAGGTCTAG
- the pptB gene encoding holo-ACP synthase, which yields MKLIPFPYPLNIGTDVVHLPRILRLINRPDYFHRFTRRILHEQEQRDFRTRFSLPPPSSGAEKTGLNPITPDMARWLAGRFAAKEAARKAAPAGASSLGWKDVIVRVGEADKGRPEIVYLDPMGCGETGGGRVGKLSISHDGDYVVATVLAAG from the coding sequence ATGAAACTAATTCCTTTTCCATATCCCCTCAATATAGGGACGGATGTCGTTCATCTCCCCCGAATTCTCCGCCTCATCAACCGTCCCGACTACTTCCACCGCTTCACCCGGCGGATCCTCCACGAACAGGAGCAGCGAGACTTCCGCACCAGATTCTCCCTCCCACCACCATCGTCCGGCGCAGAAAAGACTGGACTCAATCCAATAACGCCAGATATGGCgcgctggctggctggccgTTTCGCGGCAAAAGAGGCAGCACGTAAGGCTGCTCCGGCCGGCGCGTCATCCCTCGGGTGGAAGGATGTTATTGTTAGGGTTGGTGAGGCCGATAAGGGAAGACCGGAGATTGTGTACTTGGATCCCATGGGCTGTGGAGAAACCGGCGGAGGCAGAGTAGGCAAGCTGTCTATCTCGCATGATGGGGATTATGTGGTTGCTACGGTGCTTGCGGCTGGTTGA
- a CDS encoding putative mucin family signaling protein Msb2, with product MRPATLVAALLSLGGLELVAAENAQELKPRFIPKQFKRHVVHGPDSSATTSSNTNIHLDKRADVNPFISYFNSLLQNGPTATSSAPLVSLPIIVSIDASGVTHTITPTPTPSPSAETSSDATSGSTLEPSSATDQSAPNNVPATALSTAQTSSPAKTDTSDNSQTAPASSPATSSGNTVSDTLSAVVSSVLGDPSSSTSTSPPVSSSATDGSKAPESSTTVSAAQTSQAKTDPSDNSQTTPASSTPATSSGNVVSDALGGVGGLVSSVLGNPSSSTIAVPTATEAKSTGSSATESNDPSTNSTTPTGSSSPAAPVETTPTPAASSSGLLDTVASDLSGILPTASSSLASGAATTDSSNADGTVTHSTVVIPSSTGNNSSPEASPSPTPSPSGVLDPLTSAVTDLLPGSASSSAVTNGSSGAETSASTDLGQSTVPVSVPAVTPSATSSSGLGGILGPILSSAGSTGVIPTASTHTSSFVGVPTGLTSILIPGGSSGSESPTSYTQISPSVPTTAPSVTSTAVIPGSSDTAIGSSIAVTGSTGVSSTLPTPTADFSSSAIQTLSTTEQTTPSPSTTPETTTAAPTTTTTSTTYPPETTTTENTDFVPSSILVEPTTTTQLSTAETATGTNRPAQLPGSISPANGLTSPPPDSTLIQLGFNGKLRYSFVATTPLSSSQIFLYIPQGLIYALEILGKDIAMFAIQPYDNSASTGYIATVALAYIPTDKVDTLRKLLRSPLSKLYQQPNESVKTLFSMIDPSIPLVVGESGSSSGSGLYSDSGISGSGSSSDGNGSGSNSGNDADAGASRSASARASSVGIGVGVVCGAAAYGAGMFWVARRYRKKRQLHRRSNSTMEQTSEGRGAGSLFAAGGRLSRNSQNSRGSGRGQMISAPVMAENSLGWN from the coding sequence ATGCGTCCTGCAACTCTTGTTGCGGCCCTCCTGTCCCTGGGAGGTCTCGAGCTTGTCGCGGCTGAAAATGCCCAGGAATTGAAGCCGCGCTTCATCCCCAAACAATTCAAAAGACATGTCGTCCATGGACCTGATTCCTCTGCCACTACGTCGTCGAACACGAACATTCACTTGGATAAAAGGGCTGATGTGAATCCCTTCATCTCTTACTTCAATAGCCTGCTTCAAAACGGCCCCACGGCAACATCCAGCGCCCCGCTCGTCTCCCTGCCCATCATCGTCTCGATAGATGCCAGCGGTGTCACTCACACCATTACCCCAACCCCCACACCGTCCCCTTCAGCAGAAACATCTTCTGATGCCACGTCCGGTTCAACGCTCGAGCCATCTTCTGCGACCGATCAGTCTGCTCCGAACAACGTTCCCGCGACGGCTCTCTCAACGGCGCAGACCTCCTCTCCGGCCAAGACAGACACCTCAGACAACTCCCAAACTGCACCAGCCTCATCGCCTGCCACAAGCAGCGGAAATACCGTCAGCGACACCTTGAGTGCCGTTGTCAGCAGTGTTCTGGGAGACCCGAGCAGCTCAACCAGTACCAGCCCTCCAGTAAGCTCATCTGCCACTGATGGATCCAAGGCCCCTGAGAGTTCGACAACCGTATCAGCAGCGCAGACATCTCAGGCCAAGACAGACCCCTCTGACAACTCCCAAACTACACCAGCCTCATCAACTCCTGCCACAAGCAGTGGAAATGTTGTTAGTGATGCCTTGGGTGGTGTGGGTGGCCTTGTCAGCAGTGTACTCGGAAACCCGAGCAGCTCAACCATTGCCGTTCCAACCGCCACTGAAGCCAAGAGCACAGGGAGCTCGGCGACCGAGAGCAATGATCCCAGCACAAACTCTACGACGCCAACAGGTTCCTCATCTCCCGCTGCGCCCGTTGAAACGACTCCAACCCCAGCTGCGAGCTCGTCCGGCCTCCTTGACACTGTTGCCTCGGATCTCTCTGGAATTCTGCCTACAGCTTCCAGTTCCCTTGCGTCCGGAGCTGCCACTACCGATTCGTCCAACGCTGATGGCACTGTTACGCACTCAACAGTCGTTATTCCCTCTTCGACAGGCAACAACTCCTCGCCTGAGGCCAGCCCCTCCCCAACTCCAAGCCCGAGCGGCGTACTCGATCCGTTGACCTCTGCTGTTACTGACCTATTACCTGGCTCcgcatcatcctcagccgTGACCAACGGTAGCAGTGGAGCTGAGACCTCGGCATCCACAGACCTTGGTCAGTCTACTGTGCCTGTCAGCGTCCCTGCTGTGACACCCTCTGCCACCAGTTCGAGTGGCCTGGGTGGAATTCTGGGTCCTATCCTCAGTAGCGCTGGTAGCACTGGAGTCATTCCAACCGCAAGCACTCACACCAGCAGCTTTGTTGGCGTCCCTACCGGCTTGACTAGTATCCTCATCCCAGGAGGCAGCAGCGGAAGTGAGTCGCCAACTTCGTACACTCAGATTAGTCCTAGCGTTCCTACAACTGCTCCCTCTGTGACCAGCACCGCCGTCATTCCTGGTAGCTCCGATACCGCTATTGGTTCCTCGATTGCTGTCACGGGATCCACCGGAGTGAGCTCGACTTTGCCTACACCTACTGCCGATTTCAGCAGCTCAGCAATTCAGACACTCTCTACAACGGAGCAAACGACTCCAAGTCCGTCAACCACGCCGGAGACCACCACGGCTGCCCccaccaccactaccaccagTACTACTTATCCACCCGAAACTACCACCACCGAGAACACCGACTTTGTTCCCTCCAGTATTCTGGTGGAGCCTACAACCACGACTCAGCTCTCAACGGCTGAGACCGCTACTGGCACCAATCGACCCGCTCAATTGCCTGGATCCATCTCGCCAGCCAATGGTCTGACCAGCCCTCCACCAGACTCTACTTTGATTCAGCTCGGCTTCAATGGCAAACTCCGATACAGCTTCGTTGCCACAACCCCGCTCTCTTCATCGCAGATCTTCTTGTACATTCCACAGGGACTGATCTATGCTTTGGAGATTCTCGGCAAAGATATTGCGATGTTCGCCATCCAGCCGTACGACAACTCGGCTAGCACGGGTTACATTGCAACCGTTGCCTTGGCTTATATTCCTACAGACAAGGTTGACACATTGAGGAAGCTGCTCCGCAGTCCATTGTCCAAACTCTACCAACAGCCCAACGAGTCGGTCAAGACCCTGTTCTCGATGATCGATCCTTCTATCCCTCTTGTTGTTGGAGAATCCGGCTCATCTAGTGGCAGCGGATTGTATAGCGACAGTGGAATCAGCGGCAGTGGTAGCAGCAGTGATGGTAATGGCAGTGGCAGTAACTCTGGCAACGATGCGGATGCCGGTGCCAGTCGCAGCGCTTCGGCTCGTGCCAGCTCTGTTGGCATCGGCGTTGGTGTCGTATGCGGCGCTGCAGCTTATGGTGCGGGTATGTTCTGGGTTGCTCGTCGCTACCGCAAGAAGCGTCAATTGCATCGCCGCTCCAATTCCACTATGGAGCAGACGAGTGAAGGTCGTGGGGCCGGTTCTCTCTTCGCCGCTGGCGGTCGTCTTTCCCGCAACAGCCAGAATAGCCGGGGAAGTGGCCGGGGCCAGATGATCAGTGCTCCTGTCATGGCCGAGAACTCCCTGGGCTGGAACTAA